One region of Tamandua tetradactyla isolate mTamTet1 chromosome 6, mTamTet1.pri, whole genome shotgun sequence genomic DNA includes:
- the STAT3 gene encoding signal transducer and activator of transcription 3 isoform X1 yields MAQWNQLQQLDTRYLEQLHQLYSDSFPMELRQFLAPWIESQDWAYAASKESHATLVFHNLLGEIDQQYSRFLQESNVLYQHNLRRIKQFLQSRYLEKPMEIARIVARCLWEESRLLQTAATAAQQGGQANHPTAAVVTEKQQMLEQHLQDVRKRVQDLEQKMKVVENLQDDFDFNYKTLKSQGDMQDLNGNNQSVTRQKMQQLEQMLTALDQMRRSIVSELAGLLSAMEYVQKTLTDEELADWKRRQQIACIGGPPNICLDRLENWITSLAESQLQTRQQIKKLEELQQKVSYKGDPIVQHRPMLEERIVELFRNLMKSAFVVERQPCMPMHPDRPLVIKTGVQFTTKVRLLVKFPELNYQLKIKVCIDKDSGDVAALRGSRKFNILGTNTKVMNMEESNNGSLSAEFKHLTLREQRCGNGGRANCDASLIVTEELHLITFETEVYHQGLKIDLETHSLPVVVISNICQMPNAWASILWYNMLTNNPKNVNFFTKPPIGTWDQVAEVLSWQFSSTTKRGLSIEQLTTLAEKLLGPGVNYSGCQITWAKFCKENMAGKGFSFWVWLDNIIDLVKKYILALWNEGYIMGFISKERERAILSTKPPGTFLLRFSESSKEGGVTFTWVEKDISGKTQIQSVEPYTKQQLNNMSFAEIIMGYKIMDATNILVSPLVYLYPDIPKEEAFGKYCRPESQEHPEADPGSAAPYLKTKFICVTPTTCSNTIDLPMSPRTLDSLMQFGNNGEGAEPSAGGQFETLTFDMDLTSECATSPM; encoded by the exons ATGGCACAATGGAATCAGCTACAGCAGCTTGACACACGGTACCTGGAGCAGCTTCATCAGCTGTATAGTGACAGCTTCCCAATGGAGCTTCGGCAATTTCTGGCCCCTTGGATTGAGAGTCAAGATTg GGCATATGCTGCCAGCAAAGAATCACATGCCACTTTGGTGTTTCATAATCTCTTGGGTGAGATTGATCAGCAGTATAGCCGCTTCCTACAAGAGTCAAATGTTCTCTATCAGCACAATCTGCGAAGAATCAAGCAGTTCCTTCAG AGCAGATATCTTGAGAAGCCAATGGAGATTGCCCGAATTGTGGCCCGGTGCCTGTGGGAAGAGTCCCGCCTCCTCCAAACGGCAGCCACTGCAGCCCAG CAAGGGGGCCAGGCCAACCACCCCACAGCTGCTGTGGTGACAGAGAAGCAGCAGATGCTGGAGCAACACCTACAGGATGTTCGGAAGAGAGTACAG gatctagaacagaaaatgaaagtgGTAGAGAATCTCCAGGATGACTTTGATTTCAACTATAAAACCCTTAAGAGTCAAGGAG ACATGCAAGATCTGAATGGAAACAACCAGTCAGTGACGCGGCAGAAGATGCAGCAGCTAGAACAGATGCTTACAGCACTGGATCAGATGCGAAGG AGCATCGTGAGTGAGTTGGCAGGGCTTTTGTCTGCAATGGAGTATGTGCAGAAAACTCTCACAGATGAAGAGCTGGCTGACTGGAAGAGGAGGCAACAGATTGCTTGCATTGGAGGCCCTCCAAACATTTGCCTAGATCGTCTAGAAAACTG GATAACATCATTAGCAGAATCTCAACTTCAGACCCGCcaacaaataaagaaactagAGGAGCTGCAGCAGAAAGTTTCCTACAAAGGGGACCCCATTGTACAGCACCGGCCAATGCTGGAGGAGAGAATTGTGGAGCTGTTTAGAAACTTAATGAAAAG tGCCTTTGTGGTAGAGCGGCAGCCCTGCATGCCCATGCATCCTGACCGGCCCCTAGTCATCAAGACTGGTGTCCAGTTCACTACCAAAGTCAG GTTGTTGGTCAAATTCCCTGAGTTAAATTATCAGCTTAAAATTAAAGTATGCATTGACAA AGACTCTGGGGATGTTGCAGCTCTTAGAGG ATCCCGGAAATTTAACATCCTGGGCACTAACACGAAAGTGATGAACATGGAAGAGTCCAACAATGGCAGCCTCTCTGCAGAATTCAAACATTTG acCCTAAGAGAGCAAAGATGTGGAAATGGAGGTCGAGCCAATTGTGAT GCCTCCCTAATTGTGACTGAGGAGCTGCACCTGATCACCTTTGAGACAGAAGTTTATCACCAGGGCCTCAAGATTGACCTGGAG ACCCACTCCTTACCGGTCGTGGTGATCTCCAACATTTGCCAGATGCCCAATGCTTGGGCTTCAATCCTGTGGTATAACATGCTGACCAACAACCCCAAG aacGTGAACTTTTTCACCAAGCCCCCAATTGGAACCTGGGATCAAGTGGCTGAGGTGCTGAGCTGGCAGTTCTCCTCCACTACAAAGCGAGGGCTGAGCATTGAGCAGCTGACTACATTGGCAGAGAAGCTCTTGG gaccTGGTGTGAACTATTCAGGGTGTCAGATAACATGGGCCAAATTCTGCAAA GAAAACATGGCTGGCAAaggcttctccttctgggtctggCTGGACAATATCATTGACCTTGTGAAAAAGTATATCTTGGCCCTTTGGAATGAGGG GTACATTATGGGCTTCATCAGTAAGGAGAGGGAGCGGGCCATCTTGAGCACCAAGCCTCCAGGCACCTTCCTACTAAGATTCAGTGAAAGCAGCAAAGAAGGAGGCGTCACCTTCACGTGGGTGGAGAAAGACATCAGCG GTAAGACCCAGATCCAGTCTGTAGAACCATATACCAAGCAGCAGCTAAACAACATGTCATTTGCTGAAATCATCATGGGCTATAAGATCATGGATGCCACCAACATCCTGGTGTCTCCGCTGGTCTATCTCTACCCTGACATTCCTAAGGAGGAGGCGTTTGGAAAGTATTGTCGGCCAGAGAGCCAGGAGCACCCTGAAGCTGACCCAGGTA gTGCTGCCCCATACCTGAAGACCAAGTTTATCTGTGTGACACC AACGACCTGCAGCAATACCATTGACCTGCCGATGTCCCCCCGCACTTTAGATTCATTGATGCAGTTTGGAAATAATGGTGAAGGTGCTGAACCCTCAGCAGGAGGGCAGTTTG agaCCCTCACGTTTGACATGGACTTGACCTCGGAGTGCGCTACCTCCCCCATGTGA
- the STAT3 gene encoding signal transducer and activator of transcription 3 isoform X2, protein MAQWNQLQQLDTRYLEQLHQLYSDSFPMELRQFLAPWIESQDWAYAASKESHATLVFHNLLGEIDQQYSRFLQESNVLYQHNLRRIKQFLQSRYLEKPMEIARIVARCLWEESRLLQTAATAAQQGGQANHPTAAVVTEKQQMLEQHLQDVRKRVQDLEQKMKVVENLQDDFDFNYKTLKSQGDMQDLNGNNQSVTRQKMQQLEQMLTALDQMRRSIVSELAGLLSAMEYVQKTLTDEELADWKRRQQIACIGGPPNICLDRLENWITSLAESQLQTRQQIKKLEELQQKVSYKGDPIVQHRPMLEERIVELFRNLMKSAFVVERQPCMPMHPDRPLVIKTGVQFTTKVRLLVKFPELNYQLKIKVCIDKDSGDVAALRGSRKFNILGTNTKVMNMEESNNGSLSAEFKHLTLREQRCGNGGRANCDASLIVTEELHLITFETEVYHQGLKIDLETHSLPVVVISNICQMPNAWASILWYNMLTNNPKNVNFFTKPPIGTWDQVAEVLSWQFSSTTKRGLSIEQLTTLAEKLLGPGVNYSGCQITWAKFCKENMAGKGFSFWVWLDNIIDLVKKYILALWNEGYIMGFISKERERAILSTKPPGTFLLRFSESSKEGGVTFTWVEKDISGKTQIQSVEPYTKQQLNNMSFAEIIMGYKIMDATNILVSPLVYLYPDIPKEEAFGKYCRPESQEHPEADPGAAPYLKTKFICVTPTTCSNTIDLPMSPRTLDSLMQFGNNGEGAEPSAGGQFETLTFDMDLTSECATSPM, encoded by the exons ATGGCACAATGGAATCAGCTACAGCAGCTTGACACACGGTACCTGGAGCAGCTTCATCAGCTGTATAGTGACAGCTTCCCAATGGAGCTTCGGCAATTTCTGGCCCCTTGGATTGAGAGTCAAGATTg GGCATATGCTGCCAGCAAAGAATCACATGCCACTTTGGTGTTTCATAATCTCTTGGGTGAGATTGATCAGCAGTATAGCCGCTTCCTACAAGAGTCAAATGTTCTCTATCAGCACAATCTGCGAAGAATCAAGCAGTTCCTTCAG AGCAGATATCTTGAGAAGCCAATGGAGATTGCCCGAATTGTGGCCCGGTGCCTGTGGGAAGAGTCCCGCCTCCTCCAAACGGCAGCCACTGCAGCCCAG CAAGGGGGCCAGGCCAACCACCCCACAGCTGCTGTGGTGACAGAGAAGCAGCAGATGCTGGAGCAACACCTACAGGATGTTCGGAAGAGAGTACAG gatctagaacagaaaatgaaagtgGTAGAGAATCTCCAGGATGACTTTGATTTCAACTATAAAACCCTTAAGAGTCAAGGAG ACATGCAAGATCTGAATGGAAACAACCAGTCAGTGACGCGGCAGAAGATGCAGCAGCTAGAACAGATGCTTACAGCACTGGATCAGATGCGAAGG AGCATCGTGAGTGAGTTGGCAGGGCTTTTGTCTGCAATGGAGTATGTGCAGAAAACTCTCACAGATGAAGAGCTGGCTGACTGGAAGAGGAGGCAACAGATTGCTTGCATTGGAGGCCCTCCAAACATTTGCCTAGATCGTCTAGAAAACTG GATAACATCATTAGCAGAATCTCAACTTCAGACCCGCcaacaaataaagaaactagAGGAGCTGCAGCAGAAAGTTTCCTACAAAGGGGACCCCATTGTACAGCACCGGCCAATGCTGGAGGAGAGAATTGTGGAGCTGTTTAGAAACTTAATGAAAAG tGCCTTTGTGGTAGAGCGGCAGCCCTGCATGCCCATGCATCCTGACCGGCCCCTAGTCATCAAGACTGGTGTCCAGTTCACTACCAAAGTCAG GTTGTTGGTCAAATTCCCTGAGTTAAATTATCAGCTTAAAATTAAAGTATGCATTGACAA AGACTCTGGGGATGTTGCAGCTCTTAGAGG ATCCCGGAAATTTAACATCCTGGGCACTAACACGAAAGTGATGAACATGGAAGAGTCCAACAATGGCAGCCTCTCTGCAGAATTCAAACATTTG acCCTAAGAGAGCAAAGATGTGGAAATGGAGGTCGAGCCAATTGTGAT GCCTCCCTAATTGTGACTGAGGAGCTGCACCTGATCACCTTTGAGACAGAAGTTTATCACCAGGGCCTCAAGATTGACCTGGAG ACCCACTCCTTACCGGTCGTGGTGATCTCCAACATTTGCCAGATGCCCAATGCTTGGGCTTCAATCCTGTGGTATAACATGCTGACCAACAACCCCAAG aacGTGAACTTTTTCACCAAGCCCCCAATTGGAACCTGGGATCAAGTGGCTGAGGTGCTGAGCTGGCAGTTCTCCTCCACTACAAAGCGAGGGCTGAGCATTGAGCAGCTGACTACATTGGCAGAGAAGCTCTTGG gaccTGGTGTGAACTATTCAGGGTGTCAGATAACATGGGCCAAATTCTGCAAA GAAAACATGGCTGGCAAaggcttctccttctgggtctggCTGGACAATATCATTGACCTTGTGAAAAAGTATATCTTGGCCCTTTGGAATGAGGG GTACATTATGGGCTTCATCAGTAAGGAGAGGGAGCGGGCCATCTTGAGCACCAAGCCTCCAGGCACCTTCCTACTAAGATTCAGTGAAAGCAGCAAAGAAGGAGGCGTCACCTTCACGTGGGTGGAGAAAGACATCAGCG GTAAGACCCAGATCCAGTCTGTAGAACCATATACCAAGCAGCAGCTAAACAACATGTCATTTGCTGAAATCATCATGGGCTATAAGATCATGGATGCCACCAACATCCTGGTGTCTCCGCTGGTCTATCTCTACCCTGACATTCCTAAGGAGGAGGCGTTTGGAAAGTATTGTCGGCCAGAGAGCCAGGAGCACCCTGAAGCTGACCCAG gTGCTGCCCCATACCTGAAGACCAAGTTTATCTGTGTGACACC AACGACCTGCAGCAATACCATTGACCTGCCGATGTCCCCCCGCACTTTAGATTCATTGATGCAGTTTGGAAATAATGGTGAAGGTGCTGAACCCTCAGCAGGAGGGCAGTTTG agaCCCTCACGTTTGACATGGACTTGACCTCGGAGTGCGCTACCTCCCCCATGTGA
- the STAT3 gene encoding signal transducer and activator of transcription 3 isoform X3: MAQWNQLQQLDTRYLEQLHQLYSDSFPMELRQFLAPWIESQDWAYAASKESHATLVFHNLLGEIDQQYSRFLQESNVLYQHNLRRIKQFLQSRYLEKPMEIARIVARCLWEESRLLQTAATAAQQGGQANHPTAAVVTEKQQMLEQHLQDVRKRVQDLEQKMKVVENLQDDFDFNYKTLKSQGDMQDLNGNNQSVTRQKMQQLEQMLTALDQMRRSIVSELAGLLSAMEYVQKTLTDEELADWKRRQQIACIGGPPNICLDRLENWITSLAESQLQTRQQIKKLEELQQKVSYKGDPIVQHRPMLEERIVELFRNLMKSAFVVERQPCMPMHPDRPLVIKTGVQFTTKVRLLVKFPELNYQLKIKVCIDKDSGDVAALRGSRKFNILGTNTKVMNMEESNNGSLSAEFKHLTLREQRCGNGGRANCDASLIVTEELHLITFETEVYHQGLKIDLETHSLPVVVISNICQMPNAWASILWYNMLTNNPKNVNFFTKPPIGTWDQVAEVLSWQFSSTTKRGLSIEQLTTLAEKLLGPGVNYSGCQITWAKFCKENMAGKGFSFWVWLDNIIDLVKKYILALWNEGYIMGFISKERERAILSTKPPGTFLLRFSESSKEGGVTFTWVEKDISGKTQIQSVEPYTKQQLNNMSFAEIIMGYKIMDATNILVSPLVYLYPDIPKEEAFGKYCRPESQEHPEADPGSAAPYLKTKFICVTPFIDAVWK, from the exons ATGGCACAATGGAATCAGCTACAGCAGCTTGACACACGGTACCTGGAGCAGCTTCATCAGCTGTATAGTGACAGCTTCCCAATGGAGCTTCGGCAATTTCTGGCCCCTTGGATTGAGAGTCAAGATTg GGCATATGCTGCCAGCAAAGAATCACATGCCACTTTGGTGTTTCATAATCTCTTGGGTGAGATTGATCAGCAGTATAGCCGCTTCCTACAAGAGTCAAATGTTCTCTATCAGCACAATCTGCGAAGAATCAAGCAGTTCCTTCAG AGCAGATATCTTGAGAAGCCAATGGAGATTGCCCGAATTGTGGCCCGGTGCCTGTGGGAAGAGTCCCGCCTCCTCCAAACGGCAGCCACTGCAGCCCAG CAAGGGGGCCAGGCCAACCACCCCACAGCTGCTGTGGTGACAGAGAAGCAGCAGATGCTGGAGCAACACCTACAGGATGTTCGGAAGAGAGTACAG gatctagaacagaaaatgaaagtgGTAGAGAATCTCCAGGATGACTTTGATTTCAACTATAAAACCCTTAAGAGTCAAGGAG ACATGCAAGATCTGAATGGAAACAACCAGTCAGTGACGCGGCAGAAGATGCAGCAGCTAGAACAGATGCTTACAGCACTGGATCAGATGCGAAGG AGCATCGTGAGTGAGTTGGCAGGGCTTTTGTCTGCAATGGAGTATGTGCAGAAAACTCTCACAGATGAAGAGCTGGCTGACTGGAAGAGGAGGCAACAGATTGCTTGCATTGGAGGCCCTCCAAACATTTGCCTAGATCGTCTAGAAAACTG GATAACATCATTAGCAGAATCTCAACTTCAGACCCGCcaacaaataaagaaactagAGGAGCTGCAGCAGAAAGTTTCCTACAAAGGGGACCCCATTGTACAGCACCGGCCAATGCTGGAGGAGAGAATTGTGGAGCTGTTTAGAAACTTAATGAAAAG tGCCTTTGTGGTAGAGCGGCAGCCCTGCATGCCCATGCATCCTGACCGGCCCCTAGTCATCAAGACTGGTGTCCAGTTCACTACCAAAGTCAG GTTGTTGGTCAAATTCCCTGAGTTAAATTATCAGCTTAAAATTAAAGTATGCATTGACAA AGACTCTGGGGATGTTGCAGCTCTTAGAGG ATCCCGGAAATTTAACATCCTGGGCACTAACACGAAAGTGATGAACATGGAAGAGTCCAACAATGGCAGCCTCTCTGCAGAATTCAAACATTTG acCCTAAGAGAGCAAAGATGTGGAAATGGAGGTCGAGCCAATTGTGAT GCCTCCCTAATTGTGACTGAGGAGCTGCACCTGATCACCTTTGAGACAGAAGTTTATCACCAGGGCCTCAAGATTGACCTGGAG ACCCACTCCTTACCGGTCGTGGTGATCTCCAACATTTGCCAGATGCCCAATGCTTGGGCTTCAATCCTGTGGTATAACATGCTGACCAACAACCCCAAG aacGTGAACTTTTTCACCAAGCCCCCAATTGGAACCTGGGATCAAGTGGCTGAGGTGCTGAGCTGGCAGTTCTCCTCCACTACAAAGCGAGGGCTGAGCATTGAGCAGCTGACTACATTGGCAGAGAAGCTCTTGG gaccTGGTGTGAACTATTCAGGGTGTCAGATAACATGGGCCAAATTCTGCAAA GAAAACATGGCTGGCAAaggcttctccttctgggtctggCTGGACAATATCATTGACCTTGTGAAAAAGTATATCTTGGCCCTTTGGAATGAGGG GTACATTATGGGCTTCATCAGTAAGGAGAGGGAGCGGGCCATCTTGAGCACCAAGCCTCCAGGCACCTTCCTACTAAGATTCAGTGAAAGCAGCAAAGAAGGAGGCGTCACCTTCACGTGGGTGGAGAAAGACATCAGCG GTAAGACCCAGATCCAGTCTGTAGAACCATATACCAAGCAGCAGCTAAACAACATGTCATTTGCTGAAATCATCATGGGCTATAAGATCATGGATGCCACCAACATCCTGGTGTCTCCGCTGGTCTATCTCTACCCTGACATTCCTAAGGAGGAGGCGTTTGGAAAGTATTGTCGGCCAGAGAGCCAGGAGCACCCTGAAGCTGACCCAGGTA gTGCTGCCCCATACCTGAAGACCAAGTTTATCTGTGTGACACC ATTCATTGATGCAGTTTGGAAATAA
- the STAT3 gene encoding signal transducer and activator of transcription 3 isoform X4 codes for MAQWNQLQQLDTRYLEQLHQLYSDSFPMELRQFLAPWIESQDWAYAASKESHATLVFHNLLGEIDQQYSRFLQESNVLYQHNLRRIKQFLQSRYLEKPMEIARIVARCLWEESRLLQTAATAAQQGGQANHPTAAVVTEKQQMLEQHLQDVRKRVQDLEQKMKVVENLQDDFDFNYKTLKSQGDMQDLNGNNQSVTRQKMQQLEQMLTALDQMRRSIVSELAGLLSAMEYVQKTLTDEELADWKRRQQIACIGGPPNICLDRLENWITSLAESQLQTRQQIKKLEELQQKVSYKGDPIVQHRPMLEERIVELFRNLMKSAFVVERQPCMPMHPDRPLVIKTGVQFTTKVRLLVKFPELNYQLKIKVCIDKDSGDVAALRGSRKFNILGTNTKVMNMEESNNGSLSAEFKHLTLREQRCGNGGRANCDASLIVTEELHLITFETEVYHQGLKIDLETHSLPVVVISNICQMPNAWASILWYNMLTNNPKNVNFFTKPPIGTWDQVAEVLSWQFSSTTKRGLSIEQLTTLAEKLLGPGVNYSGCQITWAKFCKENMAGKGFSFWVWLDNIIDLVKKYILALWNEGYIMGFISKERERAILSTKPPGTFLLRFSESSKEGGVTFTWVEKDISGKTQIQSVEPYTKQQLNNMSFAEIIMGYKIMDATNILVSPLVYLYPDIPKEEAFGKYCRPESQEHPEADPGAAPYLKTKFICVTPFIDAVWK; via the exons ATGGCACAATGGAATCAGCTACAGCAGCTTGACACACGGTACCTGGAGCAGCTTCATCAGCTGTATAGTGACAGCTTCCCAATGGAGCTTCGGCAATTTCTGGCCCCTTGGATTGAGAGTCAAGATTg GGCATATGCTGCCAGCAAAGAATCACATGCCACTTTGGTGTTTCATAATCTCTTGGGTGAGATTGATCAGCAGTATAGCCGCTTCCTACAAGAGTCAAATGTTCTCTATCAGCACAATCTGCGAAGAATCAAGCAGTTCCTTCAG AGCAGATATCTTGAGAAGCCAATGGAGATTGCCCGAATTGTGGCCCGGTGCCTGTGGGAAGAGTCCCGCCTCCTCCAAACGGCAGCCACTGCAGCCCAG CAAGGGGGCCAGGCCAACCACCCCACAGCTGCTGTGGTGACAGAGAAGCAGCAGATGCTGGAGCAACACCTACAGGATGTTCGGAAGAGAGTACAG gatctagaacagaaaatgaaagtgGTAGAGAATCTCCAGGATGACTTTGATTTCAACTATAAAACCCTTAAGAGTCAAGGAG ACATGCAAGATCTGAATGGAAACAACCAGTCAGTGACGCGGCAGAAGATGCAGCAGCTAGAACAGATGCTTACAGCACTGGATCAGATGCGAAGG AGCATCGTGAGTGAGTTGGCAGGGCTTTTGTCTGCAATGGAGTATGTGCAGAAAACTCTCACAGATGAAGAGCTGGCTGACTGGAAGAGGAGGCAACAGATTGCTTGCATTGGAGGCCCTCCAAACATTTGCCTAGATCGTCTAGAAAACTG GATAACATCATTAGCAGAATCTCAACTTCAGACCCGCcaacaaataaagaaactagAGGAGCTGCAGCAGAAAGTTTCCTACAAAGGGGACCCCATTGTACAGCACCGGCCAATGCTGGAGGAGAGAATTGTGGAGCTGTTTAGAAACTTAATGAAAAG tGCCTTTGTGGTAGAGCGGCAGCCCTGCATGCCCATGCATCCTGACCGGCCCCTAGTCATCAAGACTGGTGTCCAGTTCACTACCAAAGTCAG GTTGTTGGTCAAATTCCCTGAGTTAAATTATCAGCTTAAAATTAAAGTATGCATTGACAA AGACTCTGGGGATGTTGCAGCTCTTAGAGG ATCCCGGAAATTTAACATCCTGGGCACTAACACGAAAGTGATGAACATGGAAGAGTCCAACAATGGCAGCCTCTCTGCAGAATTCAAACATTTG acCCTAAGAGAGCAAAGATGTGGAAATGGAGGTCGAGCCAATTGTGAT GCCTCCCTAATTGTGACTGAGGAGCTGCACCTGATCACCTTTGAGACAGAAGTTTATCACCAGGGCCTCAAGATTGACCTGGAG ACCCACTCCTTACCGGTCGTGGTGATCTCCAACATTTGCCAGATGCCCAATGCTTGGGCTTCAATCCTGTGGTATAACATGCTGACCAACAACCCCAAG aacGTGAACTTTTTCACCAAGCCCCCAATTGGAACCTGGGATCAAGTGGCTGAGGTGCTGAGCTGGCAGTTCTCCTCCACTACAAAGCGAGGGCTGAGCATTGAGCAGCTGACTACATTGGCAGAGAAGCTCTTGG gaccTGGTGTGAACTATTCAGGGTGTCAGATAACATGGGCCAAATTCTGCAAA GAAAACATGGCTGGCAAaggcttctccttctgggtctggCTGGACAATATCATTGACCTTGTGAAAAAGTATATCTTGGCCCTTTGGAATGAGGG GTACATTATGGGCTTCATCAGTAAGGAGAGGGAGCGGGCCATCTTGAGCACCAAGCCTCCAGGCACCTTCCTACTAAGATTCAGTGAAAGCAGCAAAGAAGGAGGCGTCACCTTCACGTGGGTGGAGAAAGACATCAGCG GTAAGACCCAGATCCAGTCTGTAGAACCATATACCAAGCAGCAGCTAAACAACATGTCATTTGCTGAAATCATCATGGGCTATAAGATCATGGATGCCACCAACATCCTGGTGTCTCCGCTGGTCTATCTCTACCCTGACATTCCTAAGGAGGAGGCGTTTGGAAAGTATTGTCGGCCAGAGAGCCAGGAGCACCCTGAAGCTGACCCAG gTGCTGCCCCATACCTGAAGACCAAGTTTATCTGTGTGACACC ATTCATTGATGCAGTTTGGAAATAA